The Clostridioides sp. ES-S-0010-02 genome window below encodes:
- a CDS encoding ABC transporter ATP-binding protein produces the protein MSSVKLINLCKSFNKIKVLNNMNLDIKEGEIVSLLGPSGCGKSTTLKLIAGILHPDCGDILLNNESVLDIPIGKRDTVIVFQDYLLFPHMTLYENIEFGLKMKKINKNIRKSRVNELINLVKLKGYENKYPNELSGGQQQRVAIARSLAINPKVLLLDEPFSNLDINLRNEMREFVLGLQKHLKITTILVTHDKEEALMMSDRIAVMLNGEVKQFDTPDNLYENPKSKEVANIFGEKNYLIGNIRNGEFVNDIISIKLDKYKNINIDNVELMIPKESIILKTIDNDVGRQGSILKKRYAGDKVYYDVDIDGTVLKASSNNNLYEINEKVDVFMEQRKILFFPVEL, from the coding sequence TTGTCATCAGTTAAACTTATAAATTTATGTAAGAGTTTTAACAAAATCAAAGTTTTAAACAATATGAATTTAGATATAAAAGAAGGAGAAATAGTTTCTCTTTTAGGTCCATCAGGTTGTGGAAAAAGTACTACTCTAAAATTAATTGCTGGTATTTTACATCCTGATTGCGGAGATATACTTTTAAATAATGAATCAGTATTAGATATACCTATAGGAAAAAGAGATACTGTAATAGTTTTTCAAGATTATTTATTATTTCCACATATGACTTTATATGAAAATATAGAATTTGGTCTTAAAATGAAAAAAATAAATAAGAATATAAGAAAAAGTAGAGTAAACGAACTTATAAATTTAGTTAAGTTAAAAGGATATGAAAATAAATATCCAAACGAACTCTCAGGAGGACAACAACAACGTGTTGCAATAGCAAGGTCTTTAGCAATAAATCCAAAGGTACTGTTATTAGATGAGCCATTTTCAAATTTAGATATTAATTTACGCAATGAAATGAGGGAATTTGTATTAGGATTACAAAAACATCTAAAGATAACAACGATATTAGTAACACATGACAAAGAAGAAGCGTTAATGATGAGTGATAGAATAGCAGTTATGTTAAATGGTGAGGTTAAACAATTCGACACACCTGATAATCTTTATGAAAATCCCAAAAGTAAAGAAGTTGCAAATATATTTGGAGAAAAAAATTATTTAATCGGAAATATAAGAAATGGAGAATTTGTAAATGATATAATTTCTATTAAATTAGATAAATATAAAAATATAAATATAGATAATGTAGAGTTAATGATACCAAAAGAAAGTATAATCCTAAAAACGATTGATAATGATGTAGGAAGACAAGGGTCTATATTAAAAAAAAGATATGCAGGAGATAAAGTTTACTATGATGTAGATATTGATGGAACGGTATTAAAAGCTAGTAGCAACAATAATTTATATGAAATAAATGAAAAGGTAGATGTGTTTATGGAACAAAGAAAAATTCTATTCTTTCCTGTTGAACTATAG
- a CDS encoding ABC transporter permease subunit: MSKKFNIILNIMFVVIIAPIILLSIWGVVNTWPFPNLLPKEFSLRGFRYILDINNLNIILRSIIISITVVLVTILLSIPASKALALYDFKGKRFCELLILSPIIIPLISVAMGIHIAFIRIGLANNILGVIIINILPCIPYSVRIITDVYKLIGDNLEIQAKVLGASRFNTFRYVTFPLILPGILGASSMSFIISFSQYFLTLLIGGGSVITYPMIMFPYIQSGDRTIASLYSMLFLIISLFILIIIEYNVKKNYKHIQNTRLF; the protein is encoded by the coding sequence ATGAGTAAAAAATTTAATATAATTCTTAATATCATGTTTGTAGTTATTATAGCTCCTATAATATTATTGTCAATATGGGGAGTTGTAAATACATGGCCATTTCCAAATCTTTTACCTAAGGAATTTTCATTAAGAGGATTTAGATATATTTTGGATATAAATAATCTGAATATCATTTTGAGAAGTATTATAATATCAATAACTGTAGTCTTAGTTACTATTTTATTAAGTATACCAGCATCTAAAGCGTTAGCACTATACGATTTTAAAGGAAAAAGGTTTTGTGAGTTACTGATATTGTCTCCAATTATAATTCCACTAATATCTGTTGCTATGGGCATACATATAGCATTTATTAGAATAGGCCTGGCCAATAATATTTTGGGAGTAATTATTATAAATATACTTCCATGTATACCATATTCAGTTCGAATAATAACAGATGTTTATAAATTAATAGGTGATAATTTAGAAATACAAGCGAAAGTACTTGGAGCAAGTAGATTTAATACATTTAGATATGTAACCTTCCCTTTGATTTTGCCAGGGATATTGGGTGCATCAAGTATGTCTTTCATAATATCCTTTAGTCAATATTTTTTGACTCTTCTTATAGGGGGAGGTAGTGTCATAACTTATCCAATGATTATGTTTCCATATATACAAAGTGGAGACAGGACAATCGCATCTTTGTATAGTATGCTCTTTTTAATAATAAGTTTATTTATCTTGATAATAATAGAATACAATGTAAAAAAGAACTATAAGCATATTCAAAATACAAGGCTATTTTAG
- a CDS encoding ABC transporter permease subunit, which translates to MNDKIIPYLLIAPVSIILILIMGVGIINCISQSLGFFPQIGLEQITLNYYREIFRDSNFLESLIFSLKISLVSSILAIIIGILLAYIMSQNKFSKVRYMILNVPLVVPHIIAVLLVFIIFSQTGIVSRVFYFFNIIKDSSEFIPMVSDKNGIGIISVYLWKGIPYITLMVYNILKNINDNLQQVSINLGASKLQTFRYIVLPLAMPTIISSFIIIFAFSFGSFEVPFLIGASTPKALPVQAYLSYSSSDLMQRPISMCINVVLSGISFILLIIYDRFFNKISKYNV; encoded by the coding sequence ATTAATGATAAAATAATTCCATATTTATTAATAGCACCTGTATCTATCATCCTGATACTTATAATGGGTGTAGGAATTATAAATTGCATCTCACAAAGTCTAGGATTTTTTCCTCAGATTGGTCTTGAGCAAATTACATTAAATTATTATAGAGAAATTTTTAGAGATTCTAATTTTTTAGAATCTCTTATCTTTAGTTTGAAGATTTCTTTAGTGTCATCAATTTTGGCTATTATTATAGGTATACTTTTAGCATATATAATGTCTCAAAATAAATTTTCTAAAGTTAGATATATGATTCTAAATGTTCCGCTAGTAGTTCCACATATAATAGCTGTATTATTGGTATTTATAATATTTTCTCAAACAGGTATAGTTTCAAGAGTATTTTATTTTTTCAATATAATAAAGGATTCATCTGAATTTATACCAATGGTTTCTGATAAAAATGGAATAGGGATAATTTCAGTTTATTTGTGGAAAGGAATACCATATATAACACTAATGGTTTATAATATATTGAAAAATATAAATGATAATCTACAACAAGTGTCTATAAATTTAGGTGCAAGTAAACTTCAAACGTTTAGATATATAGTGTTGCCGCTTGCTATGCCTACAATAATTTCTTCATTTATAATAATTTTTGCCTTTTCATTTGGTTCTTTTGAAGTACCTTTTTTAATAGGTGCATCAACTCCAAAAGCATTACCAGTTCAAGCATATCTGAGTTATTCTAGTTCAGATTTAATGCAAAGACCAATCTCAATGTGTATCAATGTTGTATTATCTGGAATAAGTTTTATACTATTAATAATTTATGATAGATTTTTTAATAAAATATCAAAATATAATGTATAG